A single region of the Brassica rapa cultivar Chiifu-401-42 chromosome A03, CAAS_Brap_v3.01, whole genome shotgun sequence genome encodes:
- the LOC103860433 gene encoding uncharacterized protein LOC103860433 yields the protein MLIKRIELCIEIVKKTMDFAVVVAEAAKVFLRNAPQAPPALLRQGPYYYSASTPRPSPYMIGYLP from the coding sequence ATGTTGATAAAAAGAATAGAGCTCTGTATAGAGATAGTGAAGAAAACAATGGATTTTGCGGTAGTGGTGGCTGAGGCCGCGAAAGTCTTCTTGAGGAACGCTCCTCAGGCTCCGCCCGCTCTCCTACGCCAAGGCCCCTACTATTACTCCGCCTCGACCCCTCGTCCTTCCCCTTACATGATTGGCTATCTTCCATGA
- the LOC103860434 gene encoding uncharacterized protein LOC103860434 — MEEDDKPSHEGAKEPIQRENAENAAESPPKNTGGWGWGFSGFSVLSDLQKAAQDISRNAAAVAEKAAKSIADMQEGDEESDSESSAKEEEKAEEPEDSDDESHKLKKLALAKLEDASEESLLSQGLKVFDDSVESFASGAWLALGNALKGGTSLVQKLENSVQQGSSPREAGSDAPSLLETGKALTAKGMQVLEFVGKETMDLLITETGLGVDKNEEGFKDQTVEEVTFDRCFYIYGGPEQLEELEALSSHYTLLFNRRKGKLSQDEKSMYDGKLKQIQQLFSFAAEMNGIKAESDKGKQIDTKTEGSDDDMKNLHNSSVSKAADMAAGFTNALTGLSVNDIIQRTGGRLESLHSEGVHRLSEMCCFAVTHLLILGKSMISHANKVQDEDTEALKIEWPEDPTEKARLIRGKAESMAGFVEAVSNSFITGISDVSETYSAAIKGASTDDDSKDNLLKTSTMEEKANTFNDSLRSDQTTAITKIQEGLQYLSFVVISTSMPSA, encoded by the exons ATGGAGGAAGACGACAAACCATCGCACGAGGGGGCGAAAGAACCGATTCAGCGAGAGAATGCCGAGAACGCGGCGGAGTCGCCGCCGAAGAACACCGGCGGATGGGGATGGGGGTTTTCCGGCTTCTCCGTGCTCTCCGATCTTCAAAAAGCTGCTCAAGATATCTCTCGCAAT GCTGCAGCAGTGGCGGAGAAAGCAGCGAAAAGCATTGCGGATATGCAGGAAGGTGATGAAGAATCAGACTCGGAATCATCTGCCAAGGAAGAAGAGAAGGCTGAAGAGCCTGAGGATAGTGATGATGAGAGTCACAAGTTGAAGAAGTTAGCTTTGGCTAAGTTGGAGGATGCAAGTGAAGAGTCTCTTCTTAGCCAG GGTTTGAAGGTTTTTGATGATTCAGTTGAGAGTTTTGCTTCTGGAGCTTGGCTGGCACTAGGAAATGCATTAAAAGGGGGCACAAGTTTGGTTCAAAA GCTTGAAAACAGTGTCCAGCAAGGTTCTTCGCCTAGGGAAGCTGGATCTGATGCACCGTCTCTATTGGAG ACGGGAAAAGCATTAACTGCCAAAGGAATGCAAGTTCTTGAGTTTGTGGGCAAGGAGACTATGGATTTGTTGATTACAGAGACTGGTCTTGGAGTTGACAAGAACGAGGAAGGCTTTAAGGATCAAACTGTTGAGGAAGTGACATTTGATCGATGCTTTTACATTTACGGTGGTCCGGAGCAGCTTGAG GAATTGGAAGCATTGTCAAGCCACTACACTCTGTTGTTCAACAGGAGAAAGGGGAAACTGTCACAAGATGAGAAATCGATGTATGACGGGAAGCTCAAACAGATCCAGCAGCTGTTTAGCTTCGCTGCTGAAATGAATGGAATTAAAGCAGAGTCTGACAAAGGGAAGCAAATAGATACCAAAACTGAAGGCAGTGATGATGACATGAAGAATTTACATAACTCGAGTGTCAGCAAAGCTGCTGATATGGCTGCTGG GTTCACAAACGCTTTAACTGGACTAAGCGTAAACGATATAATCCAGCGGACTGGTGGCAGGCTTGAATCTCTTCACTCAGAAGGAGTTCAT AGACTTTCAGAGATGTGCTGTTTTGCAGTCACTCATCTGCTTATTCTCGGTAAGTCCATGATATCTCATGCCAACAAAGTTCAGGATGAAGACACCGAAGCTTTGAAAATCGAGTGGCCAGAGGATCCTACTGAAAAAGCTAGGCTGATTAGAGGCAAAGCAGAATCGATGGCTGGATTTGTCGAAGCAGTTTCCAACAGTTTTATAACAG GTATATCTGATGTATCTGAAACATACTCAGCTGCGATCAAAGGAGCTTCCACAGATGATGATTCGAAAGATAATCTACTGAAAACATCAACCATGGAGGAAAAGGCAAACACTTTTAATGATAGTCTTCGCTCTGACCAAACTACAGCCATCACAAAGATCCAGGAAGGACTTCAGTACCTATCCTTTGTCGTGATATCTACCTCAATGCCTTCTGCTTAA
- the LOC103861104 gene encoding uncharacterized protein LOC103861104 isoform X1, translating into MESPKVHEAGKVEETHQKVDPESEESKEDPNATRVLALDMILKSLLKISVFLSDFLLEFCQETHHSFTEDGEYALPPSTQLRDFLLSNLIVIHPLEANGLFDFLVTILEVLPLWRSVEEPLSSKFEVYHQVAKKICNRCKLVTVYPVERSYGLIVVASSLREIKASQLLFYFIILSVLFFLKMMLEMFFFGFYDTVCIQGFRI; encoded by the exons ATGGAGTCACCAAAGGTCCACGAAGCGGGGAAAGTCGAAGAAACACACCAGAAAGTTGATCC AGAATCAGAGGAATCTAAAGAGGACCCAAACGCCACTCGTGTTCTAGCTCTTGATATGATACTCAAG TCTCTGTTGAAAATCAGCGTCTTCTTAAGCGATTTTCTGTTGGAGTTTTGTCAAGAAACACATCACAGCTTCACTGAAGATGGTGAATACGCCCTTCCCCCTTCCACCCAGCTTCGTGATTTTCTTCTCAGCAATCTAATCGTCATCCATCCTCTG GAAGCAAACGGTTTATTCGACTTCTTGGTAACCATCTTGGAGGTTTTACCTCTCTGGAGAAGTGTAGAAGAACCTCTGAGTTCCAAGTTTGAAGTATACCACCAAGTGGCGAAAAAGATTTGTAACAGGTGCAAATTGGTTACGGTATATCCGGTTGAACGCTCTTACGGTCTAATCGTAGTTGCTAGCTCACTCAGGGAAATCAAGGCAAgtcaacttttattttattttattatcttaagcgtcctttttttccttaaaatgatgctagaaatgtttttttttggtttttatgacACAGTCTGCATTCAAGGATTTCGCATTTGA
- the LOC103861104 gene encoding uncharacterized protein LOC103861104 isoform X3 → MTQSAFKDFAFENILKVIRIALMMMTCDKEGCGKQNYVERVISKLPAVFAIAVEWEKNETEEDIFATTSVLATEIDISEIFKYEGDSLFTKYRLVSMVCCHGDQYSCIAYENRSWVIHFGSQNEVSGDWNRVLSIFAKLKIRPEILLFENVMGRDQIVSRN, encoded by the exons atgacACAGTCTGCATTCAAGGATTTCGCATTTGAGAACATCCTTAAGGTTATCAGAATCGCCTTGATGATGATGACTTGTGACAAGGAAGGATGTGGGAAACAAAACTATGTTGAGCGTGTGATCAGTAAACTTCCAGCTGTTTTCGCTATTG CTGTGGAGTGGGAGAAGAATGAGACTGAAGAAGATATATTTGCTACCACTTCTGTTCTGGCTACTGAAATTGATATTAGTGAGATATTCAAATACGAAGGTGACAGTTTATTCACTAAATACCGTCTTGTGTCCATG GTTTGCTGTCATGGAGATCAGTACAGTTGCATAGCTTATGAAAACAGAAGCTGGGTCATACATTTTGGTAGTCAGAATGAG GTTAGTGGAGATTGGAATAGGGTTCTCAGTATTTTTGCAAAACTGAAGATTCGACCAGAGATTCTGTTATTCGAAAAC GTGATGGGGAGAGACCAGATTGTGTCCAGGAACTAA
- the LOC103861104 gene encoding uncharacterized protein LOC103861104 isoform X2: MTQSAFKDFAFENILKVIRIALMMMTCDKEGCGKQNYVERVISKLPAVFAIAVEWEKNETEEDIFATTSVLATEIDISEIFKYEGDSLFTKYRLVSMVCCHGDQYSCIAYENRSWVIHFGSQNEVSGDWNRVLSIFAKLKIRPEILLFENVSLLGLCILAYVFCEVFSVPST, from the exons atgacACAGTCTGCATTCAAGGATTTCGCATTTGAGAACATCCTTAAGGTTATCAGAATCGCCTTGATGATGATGACTTGTGACAAGGAAGGATGTGGGAAACAAAACTATGTTGAGCGTGTGATCAGTAAACTTCCAGCTGTTTTCGCTATTG CTGTGGAGTGGGAGAAGAATGAGACTGAAGAAGATATATTTGCTACCACTTCTGTTCTGGCTACTGAAATTGATATTAGTGAGATATTCAAATACGAAGGTGACAGTTTATTCACTAAATACCGTCTTGTGTCCATG GTTTGCTGTCATGGAGATCAGTACAGTTGCATAGCTTATGAAAACAGAAGCTGGGTCATACATTTTGGTAGTCAGAATGAG GTTAGTGGAGATTGGAATAGGGTTCTCAGTATTTTTGCAAAACTGAAGATTCGACCAGAGATTCTGTTATTCGAAAACGTAAGCCTCCTAGGACTCTGCATACTTGCTTATGTGTTTTGTGAGGTGTTCTCAGTTCCATCAACTTGA
- the LOC103860436 gene encoding pollen-specific leucine-rich repeat extensin-like protein 3 yields MTKPPPFSLTAFGCVLFFLSSSVVLALTDAEASFIAQRQLLTLPENGDLPDDIEYEVDLKETFANNRLKRAYIALQAWKKAVYSDPFNTTGNWHGPHVCGYTGVFCAPALDDPSVAVVAGVDLNGADIAGHLPVELGLMTDVAMFHLNSNRFCGIIPKSLDRLKLMYEFDASNNRFVGPFPSVVLSWPAVKFIDLRFNDFEGQVPPQLFKKDLDAIFLNNNRFTSTIPESLGESSASVVTFAHNKFNGCVPKSIGNMKNLNEIIFKDNRLGGCFPSEIGKLANVNVFDASMNLFTGVLPQSFVGLTGVEEIDISGNKLTGFVPENICKLPKLVNLTYAYNYFNGQGDSCVPGSQKEIALDDTRNCLPDRPKQRSAKECAVVISRPVDCSKDKCAGGGYSPSTPSKSKQPSPVPSQPVHNPQPPKESPKPNDPSDQSPVKFRRNPPPPQPHHPVVSPPSHIQSPPPPVYSPPPPPIHSPPPPVHSPPPPVHSPPPPPPVHSPPPPVHSPPPPPVHSPPPPVHSPPPPVHSPPPPVYSPPPPVHSPPPPTPVYSPPSPVQKPQAPKESPQPNDPYDQSPVKFRRSPPPPHQSHPPTVSPPLSVHSPPAPVHSPPTVYSSPQPPKESPQPNDPYDQSPVKFRRSPPPPHQSHPPTVSPPVPVHSPPPPVHSPPPPIHSPPPPVHSPPPPVHSPPPPVHSPPPPVYSPPPPPVHSPPPPVHSPPPPVHSPPPPVYSPPPPPPVHSPPPPVHSPPPPVHSPPPPVHSPPPPPVHSPPPPVHSPPPPVYSPPPPVHSPPPTVPSPQPQSPTPIQSPPQTPVNSPPPGTPTQTTEAPPPSDEFIIPPFVGHQYASPPPPMFPGY; encoded by the coding sequence ATGACTAAACCTCCTCCATTTTCTCTCACGGCCTTTGgctgtgtcctattcttcttatccTCCTCTGTTGTTTTAGCACTCACGGACGCAGAAGCCTCGTTCATTGCGCAGCGACAGCTCTTGACATTACCCGAGAACGGCGATCTTCCTGATGATATTGAGTATGAGGTCGATCTCAAGGAGACGTTTGCCAACAATAGGCTTAAAAGAGCTTATATCGCTCTCCAAGCATGGAAAAAAGCAGTCTATTCAGACCCGTTTAACACCACCGGAAACTGGCATGGTCCGCACGTGTGTGGCTACACAGGCGTGTTTTGTGCACCGGCTCTTGATGATCCTAGCGTCGCGGTTGTGGCCGGCGTAGATCTTAATGGTGCAGATATTGCGGGACATTTACCCGTTGAGCTTGGTTTGATGACGGATGTGGCCATGTTCCATTTGAATTCGAACCGGTTTTGTGGTATCATACCCAAGAGTCTCGATAGGTTGAAGTTAATGTATGAGTTCGATGCCAGCAACAACCGTTTCGTCGGACCTTTCCCTTCGGTTGTCCTTTCGTGGCCGGCTGTTAAATTCATCGACCTTAGGTTCAATGATTTCGAAGGTCAAGTCCCTCCTCAGCTTTTCAAGAAGGATCTCGATGCCATTTTCTTGAACAACAACAGATTCACTTCCACCATTCCTGAGTCTCTTGGGGAATCCTCTGCTTCCGTCGTGACCTTCGCTCACAACAAATTCAACGGTTGTGTCCCTAAAAGTATTGGGAACATGAAGAATCTCAACGAAATCATATTCAAGGACAACCGTCTTGGAGGTTGTTTCCCATCAGAGATCGGAAAGCTAGCCAATGTGAACGTTTTTGATGCTAGCATGAACTTATTCACGGGTGTTTTACCGCAGAGCTTTGTTGGGCTTACTGGCGTCGAAGAGATTGATATCTCTGGAAATAAACTCACTGGGTTTGTGCCGGAGAATATCTGCAAGTTGCCTAAGTTGGTTAATTTGACGTATGCCTACAATTATTTCAATGGACAAGGTGATTCATGTGTCCCAGGTAGTCAGAAGGAGATTGCATTGGACGATACACGTAACTGCTTGCCAGATAGGCCTAAACAAAGGTCGGCCAAGGAATGTGCGGTAGTGATTAGCCGTCCCGTTGATTGTAGTAAGGACAAGTGTGCTGGTGGCGGTTATAGCCCCTCTACACCATCGAAGTCGAAGCAACCATCACCGGTGCCATCTCAGCCAGTACATAACCCACAACCACCTAAAGAGTCTCCAAAACCAAATGACCCATCTGACCAGTCTCCTGTGAAGTTCAGGCGTAACCCGCCTCCTCCACAGCCGCATCATCCAGTGGTTTCTCCTCCGTCTCATATTCAGTCTCCACCGCCTCCGGTATATTCTCCACCGCCACCACCAATCcattcaccaccaccaccagtaCATTCTCCTCCGCCACCAGTCCACTCACCACCACCGCCCCCACCAGTCCATTCACCACCACCGCCGGTtcattctccaccaccaccgccggTTCATTCTCCACCCCCACCGGTTCATTCTCCACCACCGCCGGTTCATTCTCCACCCCCACCGGTCtattctccaccaccacctgtCCATTCACCACCACCCCCGACACCAGTGTATTCACCACCATCACCGGTTCAGAAACCACAAGCTCCGAAAGAGTCACCGCAACCAAATGATCCATATGATCAGTCTCCAGTGAAGTTCAGACGCAGCCCGCCTCCACCACATCAATCACATCCCCCAACGGTTTCTCCTCCACTTTCAGTCCACTCACCACCAGCACCTGTCCATTCACCACCAACAGTGTATTCATCTCCACAACCTCCAAAAGAGTCCCCACAACCAAATGATCCATATGATCAATCTCCAGTGAAGTTCCGACGCAGCCCACCTCCGCCACATCAATCACATCCCCCAACGGTTTCTCCTCCAGTTCCAGTTCATTCTCCTCCACCCCCAGTCcactcaccaccaccaccaattCATTCTCCTCCACCCCCAGTCcactcaccaccaccaccggtacattctcctccaccaccagtccattcaccaccaccaccggtatattctcctccaccaccaccggtacattctcctccaccaccagtCCATTCACCTCCACCTCCAGTCCATTCACCTCCACCACCCGTTTATTCTccaccaccgccaccaccagtccattcaccaccaccaccggtaCATTCTCCACCGCCACCAGTCcactctcctccaccaccagTCCAttcacctccaccaccaccagtcCATTCACCTCCACCACCAGTCcattctccaccaccaccggtATATTCTCCCCCGCCGCCTGTCCACTCTCCTCCACCAACTGTTCCCTCCCCACAGCCACAGTCGCCAACGCCAATTCAATCTCCACCACAAACACCGGTCAACTCTCCTCCCCCAGGAACACCGACACAGACCACAGAGGCACCACCTCCAAGTGATGAATTCATCATACCACCATTCGTTGGTCACCAATATGCATCGCCACCACCTCCAATGTTTCCGGGCTATTAA
- the LOC103860437 gene encoding CCG-binding protein 1: protein MIKSVTLRPFPLPIEFHGKPQFVEPSKSCFAVVRCSSTRDVPKLELFSRGKFDRVLQDPPLIEKAETELSDYCSTLEGDASYSCWRAYFELKDLEKEKPKVEVENLILQTGGLKLLIGCLHGLASMKKESKTKNGLEVTEETDSDKMKPHVHVPDGLPKSQEELEEEEKSRMPDSAFTRLLRAKGTIPAWFSHAPDHETD, encoded by the exons ATGATAAAGTCTGTTACTCTTCGTCCGTTTCCTCTCCCTATAGAGTTTCACGGCAAGCCTCAGTTCGTCGAACCGTCGAAGTCTTGTTTTGCGGTGGTCAGGTGTTCAAGCACGAGAGACGTTCCTAAGCTTGAGCTCTTCAGCCGCGGAAAATTCGACCGTGTACTTCAAGATCCGCCATTAATAGAAAAGGCCGAGACCGAACTCTCAG ATTACTGTTCTACACTCGAAGGTGATGCTTCTTACAGCTGCTGGAGAGCTTACTTTGAACTCAAAGACCTTGAGAAGGAGAAGCCAAAGGTGGAAGTTGAGAATCTAATCTTGCAAACAGGCGGTTTGAAATTGCTAATCGGGTGTTTACATGGACTTGCTTCGATGAAGAAGGAAAGCAAAACCAAGAATGGTTTAGAGGTTACAGAGGAAACGGATTCAGATAAGATGAAACCGCACGTTCACGTCCCCGATGGTTTACCAAAATCTCAAGAAGaattggaagaagaagagaaatcaAGAATGCCAGATTCTGCTTTCACAAGATTGCTTAGAGCCAAAGGAACCATCCCTGCTTGGTTCTCTCACGCTCCGGACCACGAAACAGACTGA
- the LOC103860439 gene encoding uncharacterized protein LOC103860439, which yields MVKLATLGNVTTTIMLLMVMVDVLVGALDNNVVYSPCSDTEISKGDGFTVGVAISSKEAFFLDQIQLSPCDSRLGLAAKMAQLALFRPKVDEISLLSIDTSKFNPSEAGGHMVGFAGSKYAARSYPAKVADGSHTITSFTLVMEFQRGVLQNLFWNNFGCDSCKGGSSSVCLNGTDCAVPTAKCKANGGEANCNIGIQVAFSGTDKNLETLNSWYEVRNLRQYSLTDLYANAVNSLTGGLL from the exons ATGGTGAAACTGGCAACCTTAGGAAATGTCACTACGACCATCATGTTATTGATGGTGATGGTTGATGTTTTGGTCGGAGCCTTGGACAACAACGTGGTGTACAGTCCATGTTCAGACACTGAAATAAGCAAAGGAGATGGTTTCACCGTAGGTGTTGCAATCTCAAGCAAAGAAGCTTTCTTCCTTGACCAAATCCAGCTTTCCCCTTGCGATTCTCGTCTTGGTTTAGCTGCGAAAATGGCGCAGCTGGCGCTTTTTAGACCTAAGGTGGACGAGATCTCTCTTCTCTCCATCGACACAAGTAAGTTCAACCCG AGTGAAGCAGGAGGACACATGGTTGGGTTCGCAGGCTCGAAATACGCAGCAAGATCTTACCCTGCGAAGGTCGCTGATGGAAGTCACACAATCACATCTTTCACACTT GTGATGGAGTTTCAGAGGGGAGTGTTGCAGAATCTGTTCTGGAACAACTTCGGATGCGACTCGTGCAAAGGAGGATCGTCTTCCGTGTGTCTGAATGGGACGGATTGTGCGGTTCCAACAGCAAAATGCAAGGCTAATGGAGGCGAGGCTAATTGCAACATTGGAATCCAGGTGGCGTTTTCAGGGACAGACAAGAACCTTGAGACGTTGAACTCTTGGTACGAGGTGAGAAATCTGAGGCAGTACTCTCTTACCGACCTCTACGCAAATGCTGTAAATTCTTTAACTGGAGGGCTTCTGTAA
- the LOC103860438 gene encoding diphthamide biosynthesis protein 3, whose amino-acid sequence MSYDDVEIEDMEWNEEIQAYTYPCPCGDLFQITKEDLRLGEEIANCPSCSLYITVIYNMEDFQNDTKKKNNQPKSSPAIAVA is encoded by the coding sequence ATGTCGTACGACGATGTGGAGATAGAGGATATGGAGTGGAACGAAGAGATCCAGGCGTACACGTACCCTTGTCCCTGTGGCGATCTGTTCCAGATCACCAAGGAGGATCTGCGTCTCGGCGAAGAGATCGCGAATTGCCCGAGCTGCTCGCTCTACATCACCGTCATCTACAACATGGAGGATTTTCAGAAcgatacgaagaagaagaacaaccaACCTAAAAGCAGCCCAGCCATCGCCGTCGCTTGA
- the LOC103860440 gene encoding uncharacterized protein LOC103860440, translating into MSKAMEVWVGEMKKLGEKINHRNPLMQSKKSTTSIMSKQQGEEERRVAQNVKEKDKTMSELTVCLLMDRFVPW; encoded by the coding sequence ATGTCAAAAGCTATGGAGGTTTGGGTTGGAGAAATGAAAAAGCTGGGTGAGAAGATAAACCATAGAAACCCGTTGATGCAAAGCAAGAAGAGTACAACTTCTATTATGTCCAAACaacaaggagaagaagaaagaagagttGCTCAAAATGTGAAAGAGAAGGATAAAACTATGTCTGAGCTCACTGTATGTCTTCTCATGGACCGTTTTGTtccatggtga
- the LOC103860441 gene encoding cold-regulated 413 plasma membrane protein 1-like (The RefSeq protein has 3 substitutions, 3 frameshifts, 1 non-frameshifting indel compared to this genomic sequence) — MTFTAMRRDHGTLQAMVGSDLNELATAAKNLANHTLMLTGLGFGTSILEWIASIAAIYLLVLDRTNWKTNMLTSLLIPYIFFSLPSVIFGLFRGDVGKWIAFVAVVVQLFFPKHFREWFELPAALILLIVVAPGLIAGTFRDNWVGLVVCLLIGCYLLQEHIRASGGFRNAFTKAHGISNTLGIIALVVFPIWALAF; from the exons ATGACTTTCTCAGCGATGAGGAGAGACCATGGAACCCTTCAAGCTATGGTCGGATCAGATCTCAACGAGCTCGCTACTGCTGCTAAGAATCTCGCTAATCACACCTTAATGCTCACTGGTTTAGGCTTTGGTACTTCTATCCTCGAATGGATTGCTTCAATCGCCGCCAT ATACTTGTTGGTCTTGGATCGAACTAACTGGAAGACGAATATGCTCACATCACTTTTGATTCCTTACATCTTCTTCAGTCTTCCTTCTGTGATCTTTGGCCTTTTCAG AGGAGATGTCGGTAAATGGATCGCGTTTGTAGCTGTTGTGTGTCAACTCTAAGAAC AAGACTTT TAAGAATGGTTTGAATTACCGGCGGCTCTGATTCTACTCATCGTGGTGGCTCCGGGGCTCATCGCCGGCACATTTAGAGACAACTGGGTTGGTTTAGTCGTATGCTTATTGATCGGATGTTACTTGCTCCAAGAACATATTAGAGCTTCAGGTGGATTTAGAAACGCGTTCACAAAAGCTCATGGCATCTCCAACACTCTTGGGATCATAGCTCTCGTCGTCTTTCCCATTTGGGCTCTTGCCTTTTAA
- the LOC103860442 gene encoding indole-3-acetic acid-amido synthetase GH3.10, producing the protein METAEAGHADVIGWFEHVSENACKAQRETLRRILELNCGVDYLRKWLGSVDVKEMDDNSLETLFTSLVPIVSHADMDSYIQRIANGETSPLLTQEPITVLSLSSGTTEGRQKYVPFTCQITQALLQMSRLSAAYTSRCYPIREGGMILEFIYAAKVFKTPGGLDVGTATTLYYASKEFKTKQEATKSFTCSPQEVISGGDFVQCTYCHLLLGLHFSSQVDFVASGFAYTIVQAFSFLEENWREICADIKEGNLSSRITLPNMRTAVLALIGPNPSLASRIEEICMELESNLGWFGLIPKLWPTAKYVSSIMTGSMLSYLKKLRHYAGGLPLVSGNYVSSESLIGVNVDPKLPPEDVSFAVVPTFSYFEFIPLHRQQNQQDMTSDGDFVEEKPVPLSQVKLGQEYEVVLTTFTGLYRYRLGDVVEVSGFHNGTPKISFIYRRKLILNINIDKNTEKDLQEVVDKASQLLSQTTQAEVVDFTSHADVKVSPGRYIIYWEIKGEAEDRALEECCREIDAGFMDHGYVVSRRMKSIGPLELRVVERGTFRKVAEKFVGKRGSLNQFKTPRCTTNSVMLDILDASTVKIFRSSAYD; encoded by the exons ATGGAAACTGCAGAAGCTGGGCATGCTGATGTTATTGGTTGGTTCGAGCATGTCTCGGAGAACGCCTGCAAAGCTCAAAGAGAGACACTGCGACGGATTCTTGAGCTCAACTGTGGAGTGGACTATCTGAGGAAATGGCTTGGGAGTGTTGATGTAAAAGAGATGGACGATAACAGCTTGGAAACTCTCTTTACTTCCTTGGTGCCTATTGTCTCACATGCTGATATGGATTCGTATATTCAAAGAATTGCAAATGGAGAGACTTCTCCTTTACTCACACAAGAACCCATCACTGTTCTCTCCCTCAG CTCTGGAACAACAGAAGGGCGACAAAAGTATGTTCCGTTTACTTGTCAGATCACGCAAGCTCTTCTTCAGATGTCCAGATTATCAGCGGCTTACACATCAAG GTGTTATCCAATAAGGGAAGGAGGGATGATTCTTGAGTTTATATATGCCGCCAAGGTATTTAAGACACCAGGAGGACTAGACGTAGGAACGGCCACAACACTTTACTACGCGAGCAAAGAGTTCAAAACAAAGCAAGAGGCAACAAAGTCTTTCACCTGTAGCCCACAAGAGGTCATCTCGGGAGGAGATTTCGTGCAGTGCACGTATTGTCATCTCCTACTtggtctccatttctctagccAAGTAGACTTTGTCGCCTCTGGTTTTGCCTACACCATTGTCCAAGCTTTCTCCTTTTTAGAAGAAAACTGGAGAGAGATATGTGCTGACATCAAGGAAGGCAATCTTAGCTCAAGAATCACTCTGCCCAATATGAGAACAGCTGTATTGGCTCTCATCGGACCAAACCCATCTCTAGCTTCTCGTATCGAAGAGATATGCATGGAGCTGGAATCAAACCTAGGATGGTTCGGTTTGATTCCGAAGCTATGGCCAACTGCAAAATATGTCTCCTCGATCATGACGGGTTCTATGTTGTCTTACCTTAAAAAGCTGAGGCATTACGCTGGTGGTTTGCCTCTGGTGAGCGGTAACTATGTTTCATCCGAGAGTTTGATTGGTGTGAACGTTGATCCTAAGCTTCCCCCTGAAGACGTGAGCTTTGCTGTGGTTCCCACCTTTAGTTACTTCGAGTTTATACCACTTCACAGGCAACAGAATCAACAAGACATGACTAGTGACGGTGACTTTGTCGAAGAAAAACCTGTGCCACTCTCTCAGGTCAAACTCGGCCAGGAGTACGAGGTTGTTCTTACCACTTTCACAG GTCTTTACAGGTACAGGCTAGGAGATGTGGTTGAGGTGAGCGGCTTTCACAACGGCACACCTAAGATAAGTTTCATATACAGAAGGAAACTCATCTTAAACATCAACATTGACAAGAACACAGAGAAGGATCTTCAGGAAGTGGTGGACAAGGCGTCTCAGCTTCTGAGTCAAACAACACAAGCCGAAGTCGTTGACTTTACGAGCCATGCAGACGTTAAAGTTAGTCCCGGCCGTTACATAATCTATTGGGAAATCAAAGGAGAAGCAGAGGATAGAGCTCTCGAAGAATGTTGCAGAGAGATTGATGCTGGGTTTATGGACCATGGTTACGTTGTGTCCAGGCGTATGAAGTCGATCGGGCCGCTCGAGCTGAGGGTCGTGGAACGAGGCACGTTTAGGAAAGTGGCCGAAAAGTTCGTTGGGAAACGTGGTAGCTTGAACCAGTTTAAGACTCCTAGGTGTACGACCAATTCGGTGATGCTTGACATTCTTGATGCTTCTACCGTCAAGATATTTCGCAGCTCGGCTTATGATTAA